The following proteins are encoded in a genomic region of Ursus arctos isolate Adak ecotype North America unplaced genomic scaffold, UrsArc2.0 scaffold_32, whole genome shotgun sequence:
- the UBXN11 gene encoding UBX domain-containing protein 11, which produces MSSPLASLGKTRRVPLQSEPVNPGRRGIKIYGDEDEADVLNNGLDSEERISVPSCYGGVGAPVSRQVPVFHESELVATLTRKMRDLEQRVRSQTDELLSKDRKIRALEEMVQTLQEHQGRVTAQQQQELEATCSRLQRQVGEMERFLGDYGLQWVGEPMDQEGSDDQSDSEDGKKDWMTAKKFWKPGDSLAPPEVDFDRLLASLKDLSELVVDGDTQVTPMPGGARLRVLEPIPLKLYRNGLMMFDGPFRPFRDPSTQRCLRDILDGFFPSELQRLYPDGVPFKVSDLRHQVYPENGLDPFPGEGRVVGRHKSHKLLDRMEHAGSRMTAEKFLNRLPKFVIRQGEVIDIRGPIRDTLQNCCPLPAQVQEIVVETPALAAERERSQESPESPAPLLSMLRIKSENGEQAFLLMMRPEDTVGDVRTLLAQARAADATTFEIISTFPPTVYHDDTVTLQAAGLVPNAALLLRASRAPPPAPGPGPSSK; this is translated from the exons ATGAGCTCACCTTTGGCCTCCCTTGGCAAGACCCGAAGAGTCCCCCTGCAGTCAGAGCCTGTGAATCCAGG CAGGCGAGGGATAAAAATCTACGGAGATG AGGACGAGGCGGACGTGCTGAATAACGGACTTGACTCAGAAGAAAGGatctctgtcccttcctgctATGGTGGCGTAGGTGCCCCTGTGAGTAGACAAG TCCCCGTATTCCATGAGTCGGAGCTGGTGGCCACCTTGACCAGGAAGATGCGGGATCTGGAGCAGCGAGTGAGGTCTCAGACTGATGAGCTGCTGTCCAAG GATCGGAAGATACGGGCCCTGGAGGAAATGGTGCAGACCCTCCAGGAGCACCAGG GCAGGGTCACCgcgcagcagcagcaggagctggAGGCCACGTGCTCGCGGCTGCAGCGGCAGGTCGGGGAGATGGAG CGGTTCCTCGGTGACTACGGGCTGCAGTGGGTGGGCGAGCCCATGGACCAGGAGGGCTCAGATGACCAGTCAGACTCAGAGGATGGCAAGAAGGACTGGATGACAGCCAAGAAGTTCTGGAAACCAG GGGACTCACTGGCACCCCCCGAGGTGGACTTTGACAGGCTGCTGGCCAGCCTGAAGGATCTCAGTGAGCTGGTGGTAGACGGTGACACCCAGGTGACACCAATGCCCGGTGGAGCACGGCTCCGTGTCCTGGAGCCCATCCCACTGAAGCTCTATCGGAATGGCCTCATGATGTTCGATGGGCCCTTCCGGCCCTTCCGTGACCCCTCCACGCAG CGCTGCCTCCGAGACATACTGGACGGCTTCTTCCCCTCAGAGCTCCAGCGGCTGTACCCCGATGGGGTCCCCTTTAAG GTGAGTGACCTGCGCCATCAGGTCTACCCGGAGAATGGGCTGGACCCGTTCCCAGGTGAGGGCCGCGTGGTGGGCCGACACAAGAGTCACAAGCTGCTGGACAGGATGGAGCACGCAG GCTCCAGGATGACTGCTGAGAAGTTTCTGAACAGGCTCCCCAAGTTTGTGATCCGGCAAGGCGAGGTGATTGATATCCGGGGACCCATCCGGGACACCCTGCAG AACTGCTGCCCATTGCCTGCCCAGGTCCAGGAGATCGTGGTAGAGACACCAGCCTTGGCTGCTGAGCGTGAGAG GAGCCAGGAGTCACCAGAGTCACCGGCACCCCTGCTCTCCATGCTGCGCATCAAGTCTGAGAATGGTGAGCAGGCCTTCCTGTTGATGATGCGGCCTGAGGACACTGTTGGTGATGTGCGCACCCTGCTTGCACAGGCCAG ggccgcggaCGCCACCACCTTCGAGATCATCAGTACGTTCCCACCCACGGTCTACCACGACGACACAGTCACACTGCAGGCCGCGGGCCTGGTGCCCAATGCAGCGCTGCTGCTTCGGGCGAGCCGGGCCCCACCGCCTGCTCCAGGACCCGGCCCCTCCTCCAAATAA